A genomic segment from Papilio machaon chromosome 10, ilPapMach1.1, whole genome shotgun sequence encodes:
- the LOC106721391 gene encoding lipase 3, producing the protein MYTTLVYFIFVSGVTSFSTTLNLSDFFADQSHNFINFLEERGNEMEDAFSSSYARAMKMKNSFDNYVEEQQNKISTEINSYIENVKDRGLQIANSFSYVPTQDAASALPVPDAALTVPARVTRLGYSCETHTVISQGYVLNLHRIPHSKGGGNISSKTVLLQHGLFASSADWILNGPDKALAYVLADGGYDVWMSNVRGNVYSTEHASLKRNTKSYWNFSWHDIALYDIPAIIDYIMKLKGEDAKITYIGHSMGTTILFAMLTLRPEYNRLLTAGYALAPVAFMSDLKSPIKALAPLASNVARMEMMYGSHEFLPKNSMFGKLVTSCNNEYVDNKLCRNAIFQICGDNEKQYNETLLPVFLAHFGAGTSWKTIVHYAQEIMAKGRFQFFDLGPWNNKRIYGTENPPEYDLSKITLPIKLFWAQNDLLSTEKDVKNLQERLPATTDIYLVPDPKFNHLDYLWAIDAPSLLNSEIITSLQNSFENFPNN; encoded by the coding sequence ATGTACACTACGcttgtctattttatttttgtgtccGGCGTCACGTCTTTCTCGACGACTCTCAACTTGAGCGACTTTTTCGCCGACCAGTCGCACAACTTCATAAACTTCCTCGAAGAGCGCGGCAACGAAATGGAAGACGCTTTCTCATCGAGCTATGCGCGCgcaatgaaaatgaaaaactcCTTCGATAACTACGTGGAGGAGCAGCAGAACAAAATCAGCACGGAGATAAACAGCTACATAGAGAACGTGAAGGACCGCGGCCTGCAGATCGCCAACTCGTTCTCCTACGTGCCGACGCAGGACGCGGCCTCCGCCCTGCCTGTCCCTGACGCCGCGCTCACCGTGCCCGCTCGCGTCACGCGCCTCGGATACAGCTGCGAGACACATACAGTCATATCTCAGGGATACGTCTTGAACTTGCACAGGATTCCGCACTCAAAGGGCGGTGGCAACATTTCTTCGAAGACAGTGCTGCTCCAGCACGGTCTGTTTGCGAGCTCCGCGGACTGGATATTGAACGGGCCGGACAAGGCACTGGCGTATGTGCTGGCCGACGGGGGCTACGATGTCTGGATGTCGAATGTCAGAGGCAACGTGTACTCCACCGAGCACGCCTCGCTCAAAAGGAATACTAAGTCGTATTGGAATTTTTCGTGGCACGACATCGCGCTGTACGATATTCCCGCCATTATTGACTACATAATGAAGCTTAAAGGAGAAGATGCGAAGATTACATACATCGGCCACTCGATGGGTACCACCATTCTGTTTGCAATGTTAACTCTGCGACCGGAGTACAATAGACTGCTGACGGCGGGGTACGCGTTGGCACCGGTCGCCTTCATGTCGGACTTAAAGTCACCTATAAAGGCTCTTGCGCCGCTTGCCAGCAATGTGGCGCGCATGGAGATGATGTACGGTTCTCATGAATTTCTTCCTAAAAACTCTATGTTTGGGAAGCTTGTCACTTCATGCAATAATGAGTACGTGGACAACAAACTTTGTAGGAACGCTATCTTCCAAATTTGCGGCGATAATGAGAAACAATACAACGAAACGTTGCTGCCTGTTTTCTTGGCACATTTCGGTGCAGGGACCTCATGGAAGACGATTGTGCACTACGCCCAGGAAATAATGGCCAAGGGGAGGTTTCAATTTTTTGACCTCGGCCCTTGGAACAATAAAAGGATTTATGGCACGGAAAATCCCCCTGAATATGACTTgagtaaaataactttacctataaaattattctggGCTCAAAATGATTTGCTGTCAACGGAGAAAGACGTAAAAAATCTGCAAGAGCGACTGCCGGCGACGACGGACATCTATCTAGTACCAGACCCTAAGTTCAACCACTTGGACTATCTGTGGGCGATCGATGCGCCATCTTTGcttaacagtgaaataataacGTCCCTGCAAAACTCGTTTGAAAATTTTCCAaacaattaa
- the LOC106721393 gene encoding uncharacterized protein LOC106721393, whose amino-acid sequence MSIKIAFMSFIMLYCIFVIESKKYRYDYKYVEEIDGWIKLNLFPAKWQEARLRCHFEGAVLASPETPELASILKSIAAERFPCGVYTGVHATFSPGDYFSVEGTPIGRMPIEWAPNEPDNYEGKEDCIILQGNGTAADVNCTDLYPYVCYRSQVRSPVTLNECGTVDSEYHYEARTGSCYKFHTVGRTWSRAFMACAAEGGYLVVINGNVEATVLAELFAKHPDSKIGAKIKDVLHIGFHSWGENGAWTTIHGQSIEAAGYSKFDNGQPDSPHVTMCGGMFRKGTLDDFDCGETAPFICEKSPDSLYENTKIFG is encoded by the exons ATGTCAATCAAGATTGCGTTTATGTCATTCATAATGTTATATTGTATATTCGTTATAG AATCGAAAAAGTATCGCTATGACTATAAGTATGTCGAAGAAATTGATGGttggataaaattaaatttatttcccgCAAAATGGCAAGAAGCTCGTCTCCGTTGTCATTTTGAAG GCGCAGTGCTGGCGTCACCAGAGACTCCTGAGCTAGCGTCGATCTTAAAATCAATAGCGGCAGAGCGTTTCCCTTGTGGCGTGTACACAGGGGTTCACGCAACCTTCTCACCGGGAGATTACTTCTCTGTCGAAG GGACACCTATTGGAAGAATGCCTATTGAATGGGCTCCTAATGAACCAGACAATTACGAGGGTAAAGAAGATTGTATAATCCTACAAGGTAACGGCACCGCCGCTGATGTTAATTGCACGGACTTGTACCCCTACGTGTGCTACAGGAGTCAAGTCAGAAGTCCGGTAACATTGAATGAATGCGGCACCGTTGACTCGG AATACCATTACGAAGCAAGAACCGGCTCCTGCTACAAGTTCCATACCGTGGGCAGGACCTGGTCACGCGCTTTCATGGCATGCGCGGCCGAGGGGGGCTATCTTGTTGTCATCAACGGCAACGTGGAGGCGACCGTGCTTGCTGAGCTGTTCGCAAAACATCCCGATTCGAAAATCGGCGCCAAAATAAAAGACGTATTACACATAGGTTTCCACAGCTGGGGAGAGAATGGCGCTTGGACGACCATCCATG GACAATCTATTGAAGCGGCGGGCTACTCGAAGTTCGATAATGGTCAGCCTGACTCCCCGCATGTGACAATGTGCGGAGGCATGTTTAGGAAAGGAACCCTAGACGACTTTGACTGCGGGGAGACGGCGCCTTTTATCTGTGAAAAATCCCCAGACAGTCTATACGaaaatacaaagatatttGGATGA